The stretch of DNA GTTTACGATATGTGTAAGGCAATTGATAAAGGCATGATAATTGGTCCGACTTATCTACTCGAAAAAACGGGTGGGAAGAATGGCGATTACCGGCACGATATATAATAGTGTTCCTAAATCGATTGGAGGGATCTTATGAGCGTTGATGAACAAAAAATACCTCAAGCAACTGCTAAACGGTTGCCACTGTATTACCGTTTTCTCAAAAACTTATCCTCATCCGGGAAGCTACGTGTATCCTCATCTGAGCTAAGTGAAGCGGTCAAAGTGGATTCTGCGACAATCCGAAGAGATTTTTCTTATTTTGGAGCACTAGGTAAGAAGGGTTATGGTTACAATGTAAACTACTTGCTAACCTTTTTCCGAAAAACACTCGATCAAGATGAAGTCACGAAAGTCATGCTGATTGGAGTGGGGAATTTAGGGACAGCCCTTCTGAACTATAATTTTTTGAAAAACGACAACACGAGAGTTGAACTTGCGTTTGATGTTGATCCTAATAAAATTGGAACGAAGATCAGCGGTGTTCCAATTTATGATTTGAAAGATTTGAAGAAGCATGTAACGAATGATGTATCGGTTGCTATTTTGACCGTTCCTGCTCAAACAGCACAAACGGTCGCAGATGAACTTGTCGAAACAGGCGTGAACGGAATTTTGAATTTCACACCAGCTCGACTAACTGTACCAGATGACGTCAGGAT from Pseudalkalibacillus berkeleyi encodes:
- a CDS encoding redox-sensing transcriptional repressor Rex; this encodes MSVDEQKIPQATAKRLPLYYRFLKNLSSSGKLRVSSSELSEAVKVDSATIRRDFSYFGALGKKGYGYNVNYLLTFFRKTLDQDEVTKVMLIGVGNLGTALLNYNFLKNDNTRVELAFDVDPNKIGTKISGVPIYDLKDLKKHVTNDVSVAILTVPAQTAQTVADELVETGVNGILNFTPARLTVPDDVRIHHIDLAVELQSLIYFLKNYPLEK